gcttaggtggttaGCCACCACATTCTcgcttcctttcttgtctcgtATTTCGATGTCAAATTCTTGcagaagaagcatccaacgaatgagcctaggttttgcttccttcttcattagtaagtacttcaaagctgcatgatcagtataaacaatcactttagttttaattaaataagaccgaaacttatctaaagcaaagacaacaacCAGAAGTTTTTTTTCCGTTGTGGAGTAGTTTAATTGGGCATCATTGAGGGTCCGAGAAGCATAGTATATAACATGCGGCTGCTTGTCTCTTCTTTGccctaaaacagctcctaatgcatagttggatgcatcacacataagctcgaaagggAAACTCCAATCGGGAGGAgtaatgatgggggccgaagtgagcttctccttgagttggttgaatgccGATTCACACTCCTCATCAAACTTGAAGGGCACATCTTTTTGAAGCAATCAGCAAAGGGGGTTAGAAATtttggaaaaatccttgatgaaacgTCTATAGaaccctgcatggccaagaaacgaacgaacctctctaaccgaagtaggagagggtaagtgacgtacaaggtctatttttgatttatctacttcaattcctttttatgaaactatatgacctaaaactataccttgtttaaccataaaatgacatttttcccaattcaacaCAAGATTAGTTTCAACACATCGTTTCAAGATCAAGGTCAGATTATCTAAACAATTAGCGAAAGAATCCCCAAAtacactgaaatcatccataaatacctcaatgatcttctcaacataatcggagaatatacttaccatacactTTTGGAAAGTGGCAGGTGCGTTGcataggccgaatggcatgcgacgataagcaaacgttccaaagggacacGTGAATATGGTCTTCTCTTGATCATCCGAGGCTATCAAGATTTGGTTATATCcagaatatccatcaagaaagcaataaaaagcacgaccggctaacctttcaagcatttggtcgATGAATGGCAAAGGAAAGTGATATTTCCTTGTtgtggcgtttagcttcctatagtcaatacaaacacgcCATCCAGTTTGAATTCGTGTAGGCACCAACTCGTTCTCTTCATTCTTGACAACAGTAACTCCAGACTTCTTGGGAACGACTTGAATtggtgaaacccaacggctatcggagATAGGATAGATCACACCACAATTTAAGAGCTtgattatttccttcttcacaacttccatcattggagggttgagacggcgttgagcctctcgggaTGGTTTAGTCCCCTCCTCAAGAAGTATACggtgcatgcaagtggtggggCTAATTCCCCTAATGTCGGCCAAAGTCCACCCTATGGCTGTTTTGTATTCTCGTAGCACCCTCACAAGTTTTTCTTCCTCATGTGCTGtgagacttgaagaaacaattacgGGCAATGTTTCGTCATTTCCCAAAAACACATACTTCAAATGGTCCggcaatggcttaagttcaagaATAGGTGCCTGAACAACAGAAGGTAACATCTTAGTAGAAACTGATAGCGGAACCTTACCATATTGTCGTGgaagtgactcaagggcagccacaacttccACAACTTCCTCATTAAAGGGCACAGCATTGGGGGCCTCAATCTGGCCGTGGGTTTGTATGGTTCCAATGCTTTGGTTTTTCAGTTCTATGCCCTTTGTAATGGCTATTTCAAGGGCATCCTCGTTCAATTCCTCAAGATATTCATGTGCCAATGAATCAAtgatatcaatagaaaaacatgaaTGGTCATCAACGGGATATCTcatagtttcagaaatattaaaatcgataacttccccatcgaattccatcgTCAAAGTGCCCTTGAACACATCAATCTTTGTACGGgctgtcttcatgaatggcctacCAAGGAGAATCGGCAGAGAGGTGGAATAGGCTGAATCTTCCATGTCTAAAACGTAAAAATCAGCCAGGAAGATCAAATGGTTCACCTgtactaaaacatcctccaatactccctttggataagcgttagaacgATCAGCCAATTGTATGATCACACCATCCTTTTTCAATTCACCCAAATTCATAGATTCATAAAtagaataaggcatgacatttatggaTGCACCTAAGTCAAGCATTGCATGTTCAAACCGAGTAATGCCAATTATACAAGGAATCGTAAAACTACcgggatctttgcatttagtagGTAGTTTACGTTGCAATACGGCTgaaacattttcacttaccttaacTACCTCTTTGTTCGACATTCTTCTCTTGTTTGTGCACAGCTCCTTGAGAAATTTGGCATATTTtaggacttgtttaattgcctCAAGGAGTGGAATGTTTACTTGCACTTTCCGGAATGTTTCTAGAAAGTCCTTCTCATTCTCATCCTTTTTCGATTGCAtgaacctacgaggaaaaggaaCATTGGTCAGATTAGTATTAAGTGAATTTGAACTCAACTTACCTTGTTTGGCCGAATTAGGAAGGATAGGGGCTTGCGGCAAGGTTTGTTTCACCCTTGTCTTGGGTGTGCTAATGTTTCCCTCATTTTCTTGCAGCTTGTCATCCTCTTCTTGGGCAGATTTGGGAGTGTCGGACTCacttccaacttcttttccactacgCAATATGATGGCTTTAGCAGattcaaatcctcccttcggATTCACATTTGTtgaactaggtaacttaccttgttctctactaaactgccccatgaattcatccatttgtcccatttgtttcttcaaatcttccacctcattggcttgattttgcatgccCTGCACCACATTGGTTAGCAATTGAACAAGTTGATCATTATCCATAGGCGTACCTGTTCTAGATTGGGCCGGAagtgattattttgttgatatgGCCGTGGGAACCCAAGGGGGTTTTGCCGAAATCCCCCTTATTGTGCAGGTTGTTGGGGCTCTCTCCACTTCATGTTAGGGTGATCTCTCTATCCGGGGTTGTATGTGTTCGAGTATGGATCgtatttggtttgattttggcCTTGGAATCCAATAGCATTGGCAGAtacccatccaccattctcgatTAACTGAGGGCACTTCTCGAATGGATGCCCTTGAATGGAGCACACGGTGCAAACTTGATTTTCTTGTGGTTTTGACCCAATTACAACCTGAGACACAAGAGaggtaagattagctaattgtgattgaatttcagagatagcacttacctcattcacactATGTTGCCGTGGGctttctctttgtccaacaccctcatattgttgtgcattgtgTGCTCGGTTTGCAATTAGAGTCTTCGCAGCCACCGGAGTCATGTCAACCAATGGACCACCCGCTGAGGCATCTAACATTTGATGTTCAATGGGgaggagtccttcgtagaagtattgaatgagcagctcctccttcatttggtgttgtggacatgaagcaacaagagttttaaaacgttcataataagtgggaaacgattcaccttgattttgttggatcCCGCTAATCCGTTTCCTtaagagaatgactcttgaagttgggaaaaacttctccaagaaagctcattTCATACTCTTCCAAGATGTAACCGTCCTGGGTGTTagttcgtacaaccaatctttagctttgtccattagagagaatggaaaagccttcatcttcaagatgctGCCATCTACATTCAccggggtcatgctcgaacaaactacttcaaactccttcaagtgcttgttcggatcctccatggacagcccatggtacttcggaatgtgatgcaacaagcttgactttaatgcaatacggtctttctctaataaaatactcttgaccacattgtttggtttgatagtttatttaatcatgtctacttccaatgtgattcgtgtgcttatatgattaccttgaatgtgatttggaatgacttcctaaatctcattcatactctggcgccagagattctaaatcatatcataaagtattctccctcaaacggtttgaaggttagagatcccttgttacgcattcacttgtctccatggctaagtggcttaaccccaacgatgccgtggacaccccgatagggtgactttgacataatcaaagatcaaggactgaaccacaagacaactgtgatgcctcaggtcaaaggactactttgcattatcccaaccatgagttctcatgtgacatgaatatgagaactcttcgttgatcgtgttcagtgaactcattctctattaagcacctacgtacttgtcttgatgtcacacacaccaatgactcgagactagtcactctccctgagagaagacacaggacgtactgatcttaacggactgtcaatgcccaattggcaatcctatgatcaggaacgtttaggatgtgtctacgaaagaatggtctcatgaatctaacttctttagatcgtattcttccaatcacatattccttggacttatcgtttaagcatataacatttatatgagacggctcaaacaataatctttgccctttatatttaaactagattagtttaacatgtgaaatgtccgtaaagtatcatcacatgattggttttagggcacatttccaacaatctcccacttgcactagagccaataagcttgttcatcagtgatgatacctcttctgtagtcatttcataaatggctgagtagtaggcctagacaatggatatctatatgttatccatagaagcaaccttgagaataacgacgtcaccattatacatgattctcaatcatgtggttcaatctctcatttgagttcggaccttgatgagaccttgattccctggcttgagctatcaccccattagtgtcatacactttctggttggaaccgaatagagagttcataaatgaactttcccatctaaacaacattgttgtaaacttctatatggcaatatattttgcattcataatggaacacactaaagtcattactttaatgtttccatccaaatatctctttagtcataataaagagacatctgtttatctcttcattcataatgaagaaacatccaatgatggattagattcacaatctaatacatttacgcttccattacgttactctaattcttcctcgatctttgaggaatttatcctttagtatttcttaaatacttaaggattcacttgacagttgccatggttctgatcctgggcttgcactgacatcgtcttgtacctgttctaggtacaactcatatcaatgtttttcatacaatatgaaatacataaatcacctttctgcgtatgcataaaggattctatttacgcattatttctttggaagtcaaagagtacgttctctttgagaagagcaactttttagtcttactagagttgtccatttgattgaagtttatcatcatatgagaaacttcctagcatctcttgtctattatttagggcttgatataatccaattatatcctaaaatctatcattatagatttccatcccatgtttatagactatgtctcccatatacattctatcgttatagaatgcttaaagtcataactttaacgaagaagtattcttttcatttccaaaattaatatatcatatatatatttatattttaggaacatgattaactcccatatacattctatcttcatataatgttttaaagtcataactttaaccaagaagttttcatttcatttccaaaattaatatatcatatatatatacttaaattttaggaacatgattaactcccactaatcttttgtaaacctagtaaacaaaagattcatttatatctttatgagaaatcaaacgatttgatccttttctcataagatgcttatagctcccactagcttggttagattcatgatggatggatctcttcaacttacatgtcttgtgattcatagttttagacatatattattaagactatcttaataatagtttcggaaacccatattatgtccaaacattgaatcaccatttagttgtagctagcaatcttcgaattaattgaaaccaagactatctcaaagatggtttcttcaaagtcaaccattctctttgattgtagtcaccttaagctaccaattagcttatgaaggtttcattatttcgggtcaaatggtattttaccatttccttgagtatatatcatatatacactcaatgtagtcataaggattttcattcttatttctttcgaattaagaggtgtaactctgtgacatagtcataaagttcaaaccattcaactgagacggtttataaatccttctcgactaccttggagcttttggtataggaactaggttgttatatttgttgattactttcttgtctcacAAAGAACCTATtcttttgagttctatctcttgttcatttgctcttaggcaaaccacattgtaggattacaatgaactacccaacaaaacaacatttgttagttggtttatagaagtgatatccaaaagttaatttaaggatatcccacaagattgttatcaaacaaatattgcttttagcacacaaccccaaatcttaacatgcttaagatttgtctttctttccaactacatcttatggagttatgaaaattttggaagatcttctaattgacaatcatattgttttagaagtatatatatcctatatatgggtaatagataacatctaacgaaccaaatcttattcgagttcgttcttctcctaatggagaaattcattatcttatgatgctattttccttgatatctatcaaggaaactcatctaaagtgttacttttccttggatcaaatctaaggaggtaattactttagatgtcttactcatcaacttacatttcttgaattctttgaaacattttacaaagtattcgga
This is a stretch of genomic DNA from Malus domestica chromosome 02, GDT2T_hap1. It encodes these proteins:
- the LOC139191549 gene encoding uncharacterized protein, which gives rise to MDNDQLVQLLTNVVQGMQNQANEVEDLKKQMGQMDEFMGQFSREQGKLPSSTNVNPKGGFESAKAIILRSGKEVGSESDTPKSAQEEDDKLQENEGNISTPKTRVKQTLPQAPILPNSAKQGKLSSNSLNTNLTNVPFPRRFMQSKKDENEKDFLETFRKVQVNIPLLEAIKQVLKYAKFLKELCTNKRRMSNKEVVKVSENVSAVLQRKLPTKCKDPGSFTIPCIIGITRFEHAMLDLGASINVMPYSIYESMNLGELKKDGVIIQLADRSNAYPKGVLEDVLVQVNHLIFLADFYVLDMEDSAYSTSLPILLGRPFMKTARTKIDVFKGTLTMEFDGEVIDFNISETMRYPVDDHSCFSIDIIDSLAHEYLEELNEDALEIAITKGIELKNQSIGTIQTHGQIEAPNAVPFNEEVVEVVAALESLPRQYGKVPLSVSTKMLPSVVQAPILELKPLPDHLKYVFLGNDETLPVIVSSSLTAHEEEKLVRVLREYKTAIGWTLADIRGISPTTCMHRILLEEGTKPSREAQRRLNPPMMEVVKKEIIKLLNCGVIYPISDSRWVSPIQVVPKKSGVTVVKNEENELVPTRIQTGWRVCIDYRKLNATTRKYHFPLPFIDQMLERLAGRAFYCFLDGYSGYNQILIASDDQEKTIFTCPFGTFAYRRMPFGLCNAPATFQKCMVSIFSDYVEKIIEVFMDDFSVFGDSFANCLDNLTLILKRCVETNLVLNWEKCHFMVKQALKYLLMKKEAKPRLIRWMLLLQEFDIEIRDKKGSENVVANHLSRMVHDEQDNAVPIPETFPDEQLMSIEKLENDFKTASTWLSPFVFSENDFTCMKTPSSIRNLQSRSGTCAGTDADVGGDGFGWCDWREGIAMSEKMNGGRWKTGCRETERMRICVQNGFGFKLSSRMKRRFLVAAASRGVEQDMETNSSSQLPEDDGLYRFYRFTVEVKK